In the genome of Lathyrus oleraceus cultivar Zhongwan6 chromosome 4, CAAS_Psat_ZW6_1.0, whole genome shotgun sequence, the window ACGACTTTTCATAAAAGCAAACTAAGTCTCTAAGAtgacactacgccaaataagggaaaagagggcgcttattttggcctataaccgcgcttttaagcgccctctaaagtggcgctggcataggtaaagacagcgctttgttttcctggagaaagcgctgtctaaagtggtcctttaagggccacattatagtgcgatttcagaaaaaagcgccctctggagtggtccataaagggacaccttagagggcgctttctggaaaaagcgccctctaaagttgtcaatgtaaagtgtttagagggcgctttctggacaaagcgccctctaaagttgtcaatgtaaagtgtttagagggcgcttcctacagaaagcgccctctaaagtgttagttattttaaaaaaaattgtttgaaaaacagtggatatttaattggtaacctgttcgcatgctgcaaaagtgtaaaattcatattgatttcatcctttaatccaatgttatacaccattaatccattgatatatacaacatgaatccatttatatacaacattaatcctccatatatacaacattaatatatgattctttgatcaacaatatacaacaacatattcatgatttagtaaaagtacaacaacaatatacaacatatatacaacaacagcatacaacaacaacattccatacatatatgtacaacaatatacaacctagctatatgattctttgatcaacaatgaattgacacaattcatccttcatttcatccaaatgagctcttgagtaagatttgtattcctcaaagtactacaattaagagaataaaacatattcatgatttagtaacaaattagatgaaatatccgataatattaaaataaaccctaagttattattccataccatttttggtatgtctatacgattcaacgcaatgatatctctcataaatctcaatacaaaaaatccgcaatcgaccgaattgttttgctgaggacactgcacagaaaaacaaacaatatatatatagttaatttcttacaaacactattataagcaaaaaaaacaaacactattataagcaaaaataagatacttaatatatacctgaactctgacccaggtaatgtccttcctattacggtaattctttttcgatctaaattttagtattgccctaacaaaataaaaacgtatattgagatcaatctgacagacataattaaatatacaaatacacacgaatatttaggggaatttcacttacgcgtcaaccgtcttcttcatactcggatatttactccaatcacccgataacgaatcgagataatacaccattagtctcgaaagatccatagcaaccaacacccagtgaccactgtaaaataaaacaaaaatttagatgcatgaaaattttctacgtaaaagatatacatagattagaatgaaattattagaaagaaaatctaacccgttgccagaattaaacggtaaaaaatacaaactgggtgtagtattatcgccggccgccatgaatctatcgactagttcattctttacggatgttggatttttcgttataaacgttgtgttgatacgggaagcagcaataaaattgaatcggttacacaattcagttccccgcatcaatgttacatacatataccttaaatagaaacataataaacattagactactcattgaaatgtgtaaataaattaTTCAACTGAGTAAATAATAtattgatcggagtaccatatgtatgtatgaatgacaacgatgcccaattcttcgtgttcaaaaagttgttgcatgtcctcctttgcaattatttcggaatgagcaattccgaaaacaccttcatcaaaatctacactacggatggcgccgtgcataatatcggactcttccaccattttctcaagacgcatcataatttgagattttgtcccggacgtcgttggaatatcgttaccagcttttttcaactttcgatcgggaacctaaaaattcatataaattaaatcatgactttttgtgatgcaacagaatcgttgcgtatataattcaatgggtatatatatttgtacctctttttgagatgcaaccgactcgatgcgtcttgaaatccctttaccagctttatgtgtgggtcttgtaggagtctaacattaccatgtaataaggattgattaaatatcataattgtagctgaattgaaatgtgaatactaaatattcataatcatttagaacatatatacctcggcatctgggaaaattagatctgacggccatccaa includes:
- the LOC127135151 gene encoding uncharacterized protein LOC127135151 — protein: MDLSRLMVYYLDSLSGDWSKYPSMKKTVDAAILKFRSKKNYRNRKDITWVRVQCPQQNNSVDCGFFVLRFMRDIIALNRIDIPKMYFEEYKSYSRAHLDEMKDELCQFIVDQRII